One Citrus sinensis cultivar Valencia sweet orange chromosome 5, DVS_A1.0, whole genome shotgun sequence genomic window, TTGAACACGCTTATCTTTTCTCGTTTTAATCATATTAGAACactaaatattaacaaaagaaaattaattccgTAGATCTTTTCTCATGCCCACAGGTAAAAACTGTCCCATAACAAGATTACTTGATAGATACAAGTGGTTggacttaataaattttgtacttGAAATCTCACCAAAAACAAAGGAATCTATGAAGCATATATCACATGAGCAGCTTGCTTGATcttgcattttaatttcttggaTGTTGGGAGCTGCTGTTGAATAATCTTATACCATCAATATGTTCTCTTCTTTATAAGTTTCACTTATCATCTCAAGTCTCAACTTATGGTATGTTTGGGATTTCTTGCTTTTACTTATAGCCCGTTTGGGCCCAGCTACTAAGGTGTTTGATAACACTTGTAGCTGGGCTTTGGCAGtttagcaaattttttttcccaatttctACTCCACAGCTGTAGCTTTTACTCCACAACAACTgcagcttaaaagctacagcaccacactcccaaacacacccttaacTTTGAAAGCACAGCAGCCAAGTGCCATAAACACTAACATTTAATTGGATTTTAATCTTACTCCTCACTCCCCTACCTGTATTTGACAATTAGTGATTCCATGTCATAGCAACTGTGACTTCAAAGCCACCAAAACACTTCAATCCCAAACGTACACTGAGTCTAAAGACAATGGCTTTGGACACTTGGTTCTGTTTTATGGTTACTTACTGGTTTATtatcaaagcttcaaaattgttaaccaaaaattcatatttatctgattaatcttatttttcGTTTTTGTGACTAGACtgatatattattatactTGTTTCACTGATTGATGCAAGAACTGCTTCTCCTGCAGGATAAGTGGAACAAGTTTTAGGGTTGTAGTGGAAAATGAGGAACAAGTTGAGCTCTCTTTCTTAAGGACCTGGGCTTCCTCACTTGAGGGAAACTACATTCCATTAAACATAGATAAACGGTCCTTGTTCTTAttatacatatgtttgttGTAATGTTATTTTGGATACATAAGCAACGATGCTGACTTCTTACTTGCAGGTTTATAATGCTTCGTGGTTCATCAGGGTTTTATTCTTATGCCATTTATGAGCACTTAAAGGAATGGCCTGCATTTACTCTTGGACAAACCAGATTTACTTTCAAGCTCAGAAAAGAGAAGTAAGCAATTTTATATCTTCTTCATGTTATCAGATATACTGCTGTCTACTAGTGTAGACAAATCTTTGGggaatttatgtattttaattggaaaaaaaaatattctgcTGGTTTTTTTGACTTATCTATCATGATACTAAAACATTTCTCCCATTATCCATGGTGTAAAGATCGATGAAAGTGGGGTCTTGTAACTGCATTTCTGATGTTCTTTCCCCAGAATTGAAAATTGGTGATATTATCTAAGAATATCTATGTGCTGTCTATTCCTTTTTGCTTTGCTCTTAGCACTAAAGGGCCATTGGCTTACATAAGAGGAAGAGCTAGCACAAGGGCTATGGGCTGATGAAATCGGTCACTAATTTCACATCAAGTAAGCTGTGCTGTGAAATGTTGTAGATCAAATCAGGTGAAACCTTAGGCAATATTTGGCCGCTGACATATAGTTTTTGTTGAAACTATAGAatgaaattatcttttaactaGTTTACCCATGAAAGAGTAAACTTATAATAATAGAGAATACAAAATATAGAACattcatcattaatttgtcaaacttaAAACTAagctaattatttgttttgtaaacTGCTAAAGTTGGCTTCTCATGATCTGACGAAGACAGAAAGCAGAAGAAGGAGCCCATTAGGTCTGGGATTAGATTCTCACCATTGGCCTGGGAAAAAATGGTCCTTAATGTActtgaagaaaaacaaaaaaacttttcttcatTAATAAGCAGTTTAAATTATAGCTAATAATTTGTTCGAATTTTTGGGTTGATAGGTTTCGCTATATGGTCATAGCTGATAATAGGCATAGACAAATGCCCTTCCTGAGGACCTGTCAACAGGAAGAGGTCAGCCCCTTGCCTATCCAGAAGCTGTCCAACTTGTTAATCCCACAGATCCTGAGCACCAAGGAGAGGTACTTTGCCTGCACCAATTTCTTTATGCTTATGTCCCAGTTGGCAGTTCCTTCAGCACATGATAAAAAAGCtatgataatttattgttctgaCCCCTAACTTTCTAGAGTTGATGTGACAAAGTGTCCATTCTAAGGCATGCTTTCTGGATCTAACTCATTGGAAAATGATCGGGATCCTTTCCTTCCTACAAAGCAGTTGGTATGTAGAAGTAACCAGTAGGTTACTTATAATCTCGTGATTTTCAGGTCGATGACAAGTACCAATATTCATGCGAGAATAAAGATCTTAAGGTCCATGGGTGGATATGCCGCACTCCCCCTGTAGGGTTTTGGCTAATCATACCAAGTGACGAGTTCCGATCTGGTGGACCTTTGAAACAGAATCTAACCTCACATGTGGGCCCCACCACCCTTGCTGTAAGTAACTGATCTCAAACTACAGTCTCTATGAACAATTTGTAGTGTGGATGGCTTCTGGTTGATGATTCTGATTACGACCTTGGATTCCATAAATGTCATGAATATGATATCAACAGGTGTTTCTGAGTGGGCACTACGCAGGAAAATATATGGAGACACATATTGGACAGGATGAGCCATGGAAGAAAGTTTTTGGCCCTGTTTTTATCTATCTTAATTCTGCTGCAGATGGAGATGACCCACTCTGGCTATGGGAGGACGCTAAAATAAAGGTTCCACCTGTAAAGAACAGCACTTCTTTTTTGTTGTGAAGCTACTCTGTTTACAGATTATTGACCTTTTGAGAGATCAATTTTGTGCAGATGATGTCTGAAGTCCAAAGTTGGCCATACAATTTTCCTGCTTCTGAGGATTTCCAGAAGTCAGAAGAACGGGGTTGTGTGAGTGGTAGACTACTAGTCCAAGATAGGTAGGCATGCAGGATACACCTATTGTGCTATTAGGAAACTATTATTTCTGTAGTTAGAGAGAGATTCATTCAAAAAGCAAAGGGCCAATATAAGTAAATGTTTAAAAAGAGTAACTTGAGGAAATTCTGGTAATAGTCACTATAGTTTTGGGAGTAAGAGAAACATGATCAAAGGTTAAGCAAGTTGACAAATGAATTAAGTTTGTGAATTTACTTCTACCTCCACGAATTAAAACAAGTGGATGATTGGTTGTTATGAATTGACAACTGCCAGAAACTGAAATACTGGCTTCTGGTAAATTGTTCATTGTTTATATCCTGGTGTAGTTAATCCGATCGAAGTTTTTGTGATTAACTGATTATTACCAATAGGTATATTAGCAATGACGTTATATCCGCAAATGGTGCTTATGTTGGGTTAGCCCCACCTGGAGATGTAGGATCATGGCAAACAGAATGCAAGGtactttttcttctctaatgttttgctataattttttttttttttttggcaaaacTAGTGGCCTGGTCTGCTTGTAAATTATGTACAGCCATATAGCAAGTGGCCATGATATGCTTTTTCTGGTAACTAGCTATAAGAggagcattttatttttgaaccattgcaaaatatttacaagatagAAAAAGGAGTGAAATCTTTGAGAAACCTACTTATGTTCTCTCCGAGCTTTATCTATTTATGTTCTCAATTAGCTCCTCTGGTATGCTAAATACCTAAAATACTGGGGTGTTTCCTTCTCACTCTAGGATTACCAATTCTGGACCACAGCTGATGAGGATGGCTGTTtctccataaaaaatatacgTACTGGCAACTATAATCTTTATGCCTGGGTCCCTGGTTTTGTTGGAGACTACCGATCTGATGCTCTTGTTACAATAACCTCGGGTATTGTTCCTTCAACTTTGATTCACTTCTTCCAGAATTTAGTGTATAAtggaaattaattgttttaaataacATGTTATACAGGTTCCAATATCAAAATGGGTGATCTAGTATATGAGCCTCCAAGAGATGGACCAACATTGTGGGAAATAGGCATCCCTGATCGGTCTGCTAGAGAGTTTAATGTTCCTGATCCTGATCCGAAATATGTTAATAGGCTTTTTGTGAATCATCCTGACAGGTTAGCTTCCTACCCTTTCTTAAAATTGAGATTCAGCGAGTATATCCACTCTTCAATATGTTGTTCTACTGGATTATTTGTACTATTGGGGTCTACTTTTATTTAGGTATTTCTCATTTACATCCACTGTATGcgcaatataattttttagggcCACTGTctacttaatattttgagGTTTGATTAGACAAGTTAACCTGATATATTTGACAATTTCCCTTGCAGGTTTAGGCAGTATGGGTTGTGGAGTAGATACACAGAGCTATATCCAAATGAAGACTTGGTCTACACAATTGGTGTCAGTGACTACAGCAAAGATTGGTTCTTTGCTCAGGTTGTCAGGTAAAGTTCTTTCTCCAGCATGTATTTAACAAGTATTAGGTCACTTATCAAGTCGATCTAGATAGGACTGAGTGGAAATATTTCATTGGTGTGAGAAGCATCgctatttattattgtttttggatgttaaaaacaataatgatggAACGACTGGTCACTAGAAAGCATGCTAGTGAAAGAAtctaaacaattttttatcatatctGGTCTACTTTGCTTATATGACTAGGATTTTTTGTTATCATTTACTGTGTCACATATATAGTCTAGGCCGTACATCTCACATTCTAGCATGATAGTTGATCCTAATgttagttttttaaatggcAATTTGAAAGCTTCATAGTGAGAAAATGACTGTTTGAAGTGATTAGGCATTGTGCTCAATCTATCTGGCTTTACAATTTCAGGGAGATGGATAATAAAACATATCAAGGAACCACCTggcaaattaaattcaaacttgACCATGTGGATCGGAATAGTTCCTACAAATTGCGGGTGGCAATTGCAGCTGCAACCTTAGCTGAGTTGCAGGTAAAGAATATCGtggttattatttaaatttctagTCTTTCTATCTGACAGAAAAGAATCCATTTTGCATGCATTTTATTGAAAGTTTCTCACTTCTATTCAAGGTCCGTGTTAATGATCCAAATGCAAACCGTCCTCTATTTACAAC contains:
- the LOC102631222 gene encoding LOW QUALITY PROTEIN: rhamnogalacturonate lyase B (The sequence of the model RefSeq protein was modified relative to this genomic sequence to represent the inferred CDS: inserted 1 base in 1 codon), which produces MKKRLQRIADFLGSCDCGTCTNQVAEGISGCLKPRGSHGGDQVLQNSTWPAMPTQAVRLHIKDHHVVLDNGILQVTLSKPGGIVTGIRYNGIDNLLEFRNKETNRGYWDLMWNPPGGKGMFDVISGTSFRVVVENEEQVELSFLRTWASSLEGNYIPLNIDKRFIMLRGSSGFYSYAIYEHLKEWPAFTLGQTRFTFKLRKEKFRYMVIADNRHRQMPXPEDLSTGRGQPLAYPEAVQLVNPTDPEHQGEVDDKYQYSCENKDLKVHGWICRTPPVGFWLIIPSDEFRSGGPLKQNLTSHVGPTTLAVFLSGHYAGKYMETHIGQDEPWKKVFGPVFIYLNSAADGDDPLWLWEDAKIKMMSEVQSWPYNFPASEDFQKSEERGCVSGRLLVQDRYISNDVISANGAYVGLAPPGDVGSWQTECKDYQFWTTADEDGCFSIKNIRTGNYNLYAWVPGFVGDYRSDALVTITSGSNIKMGDLVYEPPRDGPTLWEIGIPDRSAREFNVPDPDPKYVNRLFVNHPDRFRQYGLWSRYTELYPNEDLVYTIGVSDYSKDWFFAQVVREMDNKTYQGTTWQIKFKLDHVDRNSSYKLRVAIAAATLAELQVRVNDPNANRPLFTTGLIGRDNAIARHGIHGLYLLYHVNIPGTRFIEGENTIFLKQPRCTSPFQGIMYDYIRLEGPPVS